A section of the Bacillus pumilus genome encodes:
- a CDS encoding GntR family transcriptional regulator: MFIDKQSPIPMYHQIMENLKKQIKDGTLAPDTLIPSEREYAERFGISRMTVRQALSNLVNEGYLYRQKGKGTFVSQKKFEQPLQGLTSFTEDMRQRGLTASSKLIDFKKTVCPEHLLPVLQLSNGDAIFELKRIRLANDEPMAIETSYIPEAFAGDLTREHLTGSIYEYIEAQTGLTIAHAKQELEANVASKEEAHVLSISTGDPVLSIARTTYFQNDVPFEYVLSVYRGDRYKLIHTMER; encoded by the coding sequence ATGTTTATTGATAAGCAGTCACCTATTCCGATGTACCATCAGATTATGGAGAACTTGAAAAAACAGATTAAGGATGGAACATTAGCACCTGATACACTCATTCCTTCTGAAAGAGAATATGCCGAACGCTTTGGTATAAGTCGAATGACTGTCAGACAAGCCTTATCGAACCTCGTGAACGAAGGATATTTGTATCGACAAAAAGGAAAAGGCACCTTTGTGAGCCAGAAAAAATTTGAACAGCCGCTTCAAGGCTTAACAAGCTTTACAGAGGATATGCGTCAGCGTGGTCTCACCGCTTCAAGCAAGCTGATTGATTTTAAAAAAACCGTTTGTCCAGAGCACTTGCTACCTGTCTTACAACTCTCAAATGGCGATGCTATATTTGAACTCAAACGGATACGTCTCGCGAATGATGAACCAATGGCAATTGAAACGAGCTATATCCCTGAAGCATTTGCAGGAGATTTAACAAGGGAACATTTAACTGGCTCTATATATGAATATATAGAGGCTCAAACAGGCCTTACAATTGCTCATGCAAAACAAGAGCTTGAAGCGAATGTTGCTTCAAAAGAAGAAGCACACGTGCTATCTATTTCAACAGGTGATCCCGTGCTCTCAATCGCAAGAACGACTTATTTTCAGAATGATGTTCCATTTGAATATGTCCTTTCCGTTTATAGAGGGGATCGTTACAAGCTCATTCATACAATGGAAAGATAA
- the lgt gene encoding prolipoprotein diacylglyceryl transferase, translated as MNEAIQPIDPIAFQLGPLSVHWYGVIIGVGALLGLWLALRECEKRGINKDTFIDLILFAIPIAIICARIYYVSFEWDYYQQHPNEIIKIWHGGIAIHGGLIGAVLTAIVFTKVKRVSFWKIADVAAPSILLAQAIGRWGNFINQEAHGEAVSRAFLENLHLPEFIINQMYIDGTYYHPTFLYESLWNLAGVVILILLRRTSMRRGEIFLSYLIWYSIGRFFIEGMRTDSLMLTEHLRIAQMISIAIFAVAVLLIIFRRIKGYASIPYKENNSSN; from the coding sequence ATGAACGAAGCGATTCAGCCAATTGATCCGATTGCTTTTCAGCTCGGACCTCTTTCGGTTCATTGGTATGGTGTGATCATTGGGGTAGGAGCCTTACTAGGACTCTGGCTCGCACTGAGAGAATGTGAGAAAAGAGGAATCAATAAAGATACGTTTATTGATTTAATCTTATTTGCCATTCCAATAGCGATTATTTGTGCACGAATTTATTATGTATCCTTCGAATGGGATTACTATCAGCAGCACCCAAATGAAATCATTAAGATTTGGCATGGCGGAATTGCCATTCATGGCGGGCTGATAGGCGCTGTGCTGACAGCAATCGTCTTCACAAAAGTGAAAAGGGTGTCCTTCTGGAAAATAGCGGATGTAGCAGCACCTAGTATTTTACTAGCGCAAGCCATTGGACGCTGGGGGAACTTTATTAATCAGGAAGCGCATGGTGAGGCTGTTTCAAGAGCCTTTTTAGAGAATTTGCATTTGCCTGAGTTTATCATTAATCAAATGTATATTGATGGGACGTATTATCACCCAACGTTCTTATACGAATCATTATGGAATCTTGCCGGTGTTGTGATCTTGATTTTATTACGTAGAACATCGATGCGTAGAGGCGAAATCTTCTTGTCTTATTTAATTTGGTATTCAATCGGTCGTTTCTTCATAGAGGGTATGAGAACGGACAGTTTAATGCTGACAGAACATCTTCGAATCGCTCAAATGATTTCGATTGCCATTTTTGCAGTGGCTGTTTTGCTGATCATCTTTAGAAGAATAAAAGGGTACGCATCGATTCCGTATAAAGAGAACAACTCATCGAATTAA
- the nagB gene encoding glucosamine-6-phosphate deaminase produces MNIIEFEDKEQLGKEAAALIARTIASKPDAVLGLATGGTPLDTYQELIHLYQSQQLSFKQTKTVNLDEYAGLDPDHENSYMTYMKRHLFDHIDLPQDQYFLPNGASPDLEKECLRYDQLIQDIGGIDLQLLGIGQNGHIGFNEPGTPFNSMTHVVQLDENTRQANARYFSSIDEVPTHAITMGIASILSSKKILLLASGKSKAKVIQYLEQTEIHPDFPASALKLHEDVTILIDREAGSLR; encoded by the coding sequence ATGAACATCATTGAATTTGAAGATAAAGAACAATTAGGCAAAGAAGCAGCAGCCCTGATCGCGCGTACAATCGCTTCTAAACCAGATGCCGTACTCGGCCTGGCAACGGGGGGTACACCTCTTGATACATATCAAGAGTTAATTCACCTTTATCAATCACAACAATTGTCATTCAAACAAACAAAAACAGTCAATTTAGACGAATATGCAGGACTCGATCCAGATCATGAAAATAGTTATATGACCTATATGAAACGTCATTTATTTGATCATATTGATCTTCCACAGGATCAGTATTTCCTTCCAAATGGCGCTTCACCTGATTTAGAAAAGGAATGCTTAAGATATGATCAGCTCATTCAAGATATAGGCGGCATCGACCTGCAGCTTCTTGGAATCGGTCAAAATGGACATATTGGTTTTAACGAGCCCGGTACCCCATTTAACTCAATGACTCATGTCGTGCAACTAGATGAAAATACGCGGCAGGCCAATGCACGATACTTTTCTTCTATTGATGAGGTCCCTACACATGCCATCACCATGGGCATTGCGAGCATTCTTTCAAGTAAAAAGATACTCCTACTTGCATCAGGAAAATCAAAAGCAAAAGTGATACAATACTTAGAACAGACGGAGATACATCCAGACTTCCCAGCATCTGCTCTGAAACTTCATGAAGATGTGACGATTTTGATTGATCGAGAAGCTGGTTCTCTACGCTAA
- a CDS encoding Rrf2 family transcriptional regulator, translating to MKISSRFTVAVHILALLSLEKGSLQTSEDIAGSVNTNPVVIRRIMSKLKKAGLISTSLGKGGSQLNRSEDEITLLDVYKAVEVVDEGELFQIHESPNPDCPIGANIQAVLELILCRAQSAMEQVLAEIKLSELTQVLIKKIG from the coding sequence ATGAAAATCAGCAGCAGATTTACTGTCGCTGTCCATATTCTGGCCTTGCTATCACTTGAAAAAGGATCATTACAGACATCTGAGGATATCGCGGGAAGTGTGAATACAAACCCAGTTGTTATCCGCCGGATTATGAGTAAATTAAAAAAAGCAGGCCTAATCTCAACGAGTCTTGGTAAAGGTGGTTCTCAGCTGAACCGCAGTGAAGACGAGATCACGCTACTTGATGTGTATAAAGCGGTTGAAGTGGTGGATGAGGGAGAATTGTTTCAAATCCATGAAAGCCCCAATCCTGACTGTCCGATCGGTGCAAATATTCAAGCTGTGCTTGAGTTAATCTTGTGCCGCGCTCAAAGTGCGATGGAGCAAGTGCTTGCTGAGATCAAATTAAGTGAACTAACGCAGGTGTTAATCAAAAAAATTGGATGA
- a CDS encoding DsbA family protein yields the protein MNDQELSLIYVWDAYCGWCYGFSNSIRTLHENHPDISLTLVSGGLFVGERSLPIKEYPHISEANRRISQLTGVEFGERYQKLLANGTFLLDSEAAAIGFSALRSVAPDRALYLASSMQKAFYQDGKSLSDEKTYREIAMVHQLDPEAVIERTKTKETINDAYADFAKVQQLQVNSYPTLLLKKGDEYFNVGGGAMTAEKLEERLKGIIERSL from the coding sequence ATGAATGATCAAGAATTGTCTCTCATTTATGTATGGGATGCGTATTGTGGCTGGTGTTATGGTTTTTCCAACAGTATCCGTACTTTGCATGAGAATCATCCTGACATATCACTGACGCTAGTATCTGGCGGGTTATTTGTAGGAGAAAGAAGTCTTCCAATAAAAGAATATCCGCATATATCAGAAGCGAATCGACGGATCAGTCAGCTAACTGGCGTTGAGTTTGGTGAACGTTATCAGAAGCTGCTAGCAAATGGGACGTTTCTCTTAGACTCTGAGGCTGCAGCCATTGGGTTTTCAGCACTAAGATCCGTTGCTCCAGATCGTGCATTGTACTTGGCTTCATCAATGCAAAAGGCTTTTTATCAAGACGGAAAAAGCCTGAGTGATGAAAAAACGTATCGGGAGATCGCTATGGTGCATCAACTTGATCCTGAAGCAGTCATTGAGCGTACGAAAACAAAAGAAACGATCAATGATGCGTATGCCGACTTTGCGAAGGTTCAACAGCTTCAAGTAAATAGCTACCCTACCCTTTTGTTAAAAAAAGGGGATGAATACTTCAATGTAGGCGGAGGAGCGATGACAGCTGAAAAGCTTGAGGAGCGCCTGAAAGGAATTATAGAAAGATCATTATGA
- a CDS encoding NAD(P)-dependent oxidoreductase: MKIGIIGATGKAGQEIVKETQSRGHEVTAIVRDAKKVTDSSVAVIEKDVFHLQAEDIKGFDVIVNAFGAPAGKEQLHVEAGKKLIEILKDVPDTRLIVVGGAGSLFVDEAQTTRLVDTPEFPKEYIATASQQGENLKDLQQTEGLKWTFLSPAAFFDPAGKRTGSYVKGKDQLIVNSKGDSYVSYADYAIALVDEIEQAAHVRERFTVVSDTE; encoded by the coding sequence ATGAAAATTGGTATTATTGGCGCTACAGGTAAAGCAGGACAGGAAATTGTAAAAGAGACTCAATCAAGAGGACATGAAGTAACAGCTATCGTTCGAGATGCGAAAAAAGTGACAGATTCATCCGTTGCTGTTATCGAGAAGGATGTGTTTCATTTACAAGCAGAAGACATTAAAGGCTTTGATGTCATCGTCAATGCATTTGGCGCACCTGCTGGGAAAGAGCAACTGCACGTAGAAGCTGGGAAAAAGCTGATTGAGATTTTGAAAGACGTACCCGATACGCGTTTAATCGTTGTGGGCGGAGCGGGGAGTCTATTTGTTGACGAAGCTCAGACTACAAGACTTGTTGATACACCAGAATTTCCAAAGGAGTATATCGCAACTGCTTCACAGCAAGGTGAAAACCTAAAAGATCTTCAACAAACTGAAGGATTAAAATGGACGTTCCTCAGCCCTGCCGCATTCTTTGATCCAGCAGGCAAACGCACAGGTTCTTATGTGAAAGGAAAAGATCAACTGATTGTTAATTCTAAAGGTGACAGCTATGTGAGTTATGCCGACTACGCCATTGCGCTTGTCGATGAAATTGAGCAGGCTGCCCATGTTAGAGAACGTTTTACCGTTGTATCTGATACAGAATAA
- a CDS encoding nucleoside recognition domain-containing protein, translating into MGETWKNGLKAGLSTTWTLGKVIFPVTILVSILQHTPVMDWMIQFIRPLMGLFGLSGEAAIPLVLGNVLNLYAGIAAILTLDLPVKEVFILAVMLSFCHNLMIESTVAAKVGLRVSVILLVRISLAVVSAIVIHLVWQGGQEPAQYGLLTTAQTADVPSSWYMIVLVALQKAVLGVLQLACIVIPLMIIIQFMRDLGWLHTLSRWLSPFTRMLGMKENTSMTMVAGLTIGLAYGAGVMMKAVEEDGVSKKDLTLAFIFLVACHAVVEDTLIFIPLGIPVWPLLVIRLVSAILLTAVISYIWRKRELAAVRKEAI; encoded by the coding sequence ATGGGGGAGACATGGAAAAACGGCTTAAAAGCGGGGCTATCGACTACTTGGACACTTGGAAAAGTCATCTTTCCGGTTACCATTCTCGTCAGTATCTTGCAGCATACGCCTGTTATGGATTGGATGATTCAATTCATACGGCCATTGATGGGATTGTTTGGTCTTTCAGGGGAAGCAGCTATTCCTCTTGTATTAGGAAATGTGCTGAACTTGTATGCAGGCATTGCCGCCATTTTGACACTAGATCTTCCCGTGAAGGAAGTGTTCATTTTGGCCGTGATGCTCTCCTTTTGCCATAACCTGATGATTGAATCGACAGTGGCAGCAAAGGTTGGACTCAGAGTGTCTGTCATTTTGCTTGTCAGAATCAGTCTCGCTGTTGTTTCCGCTATTGTCATTCATCTCGTTTGGCAGGGAGGCCAGGAGCCGGCACAATATGGATTGCTAACGACAGCTCAGACGGCTGATGTGCCTTCCAGCTGGTACATGATTGTCCTTGTTGCTTTACAAAAAGCCGTACTCGGTGTGCTCCAGCTCGCCTGTATTGTCATCCCTCTTATGATCATCATTCAATTCATGAGAGATCTAGGATGGCTCCATACGCTATCTAGGTGGCTGTCTCCATTTACGAGAATGCTTGGAATGAAAGAAAATACGTCGATGACGATGGTCGCTGGGTTAACCATTGGTCTGGCATACGGGGCTGGCGTGATGATGAAGGCAGTGGAAGAGGATGGCGTGAGTAAAAAGGATTTAACTCTTGCTTTCATTTTCCTTGTCGCCTGTCATGCAGTGGTCGAAGATACGCTCATATTTATTCCACTTGGGATCCCTGTGTGGCCGCTTCTTGTCATCCGCCTAGTATCTGCAATTTTATTAACAGCTGTTATTAGCTATATTTGGCGAAAGCGCGAGCTTGCAGCTGTTAGAAAGGAAGCCATATGA
- a CDS encoding acyltransferase — protein MRKTDRYPVKGVNSLRQVYRTVPFFKVVKNFIFIQIARYTPFMGMKNWIYRTFLRMKVGEDTAFALMVMVDLMFPEKIKVGRNSVIGYNTTILTHEYLIKEYRLGEVYIGDEVLIGANSTILPGVTIGDGAIVSAGTLVHKDVPAGSFVGGNPMRMIYTKEEMKVRQSKSAE, from the coding sequence TTGAGAAAAACAGATCGTTATCCTGTAAAAGGGGTCAATTCGTTACGACAAGTGTATCGGACGGTTCCTTTTTTCAAAGTGGTGAAAAACTTTATTTTCATTCAAATCGCACGGTACACGCCCTTTATGGGAATGAAAAATTGGATATACAGAACCTTTCTTCGTATGAAGGTCGGCGAAGATACAGCGTTTGCCTTAATGGTCATGGTGGATCTCATGTTTCCTGAGAAAATCAAAGTCGGTCGAAATTCGGTGATTGGCTATAACACCACCATTTTGACCCATGAGTATTTGATTAAAGAATATAGACTTGGGGAAGTCTATATTGGTGATGAAGTCTTAATTGGAGCCAATTCCACCATTTTACCTGGTGTGACCATTGGGGATGGAGCGATCGTGTCAGCTGGTACACTTGTTCATAAGGATGTTCCAGCAGGTTCATTTGTTGGAGGAAATCCAATGCGCATGATTTATACGAAAGAAGAAATGAAAGTACGTCAATCTAAGTCTGCTGAGTAG
- a CDS encoding C39 family peptidase, whose product MKFIQTLILTLLCACLVYFGFIYVTQIDQVKKTASPHEAAKEKENDTALAAEETRSTKKTDASYSSLKGSKKAMDVILYNQMDAPKLYNGCEVTSLAMLLHFSGYEQVTKDALANEIKRVPLNYENGLKGDPRDGFVGDMENGPGLGVYHEPIYQLAKKYAGAQVVDLSGKPVKKAIYQSLEKGYPVWVITTSTFDKIDNIETWNTPNGKIDVSFNMHSVVITGYDKEHVYLNNPYGEKNQKVDRDQFEDSWEQMGSQAIIIKA is encoded by the coding sequence GTGAAGTTCATCCAGACATTAATCCTAACTTTGTTGTGCGCATGCCTTGTTTATTTCGGCTTTATATACGTGACACAAATCGACCAAGTCAAAAAGACAGCTTCACCACACGAAGCAGCCAAAGAAAAAGAAAACGATACGGCACTTGCAGCTGAAGAAACACGATCAACAAAAAAAACAGACGCTTCTTATTCTTCTTTAAAAGGAAGTAAAAAAGCCATGGACGTCATCCTCTACAATCAGATGGATGCCCCAAAGCTTTATAATGGATGCGAAGTCACAAGCTTAGCGATGCTTCTCCATTTCAGCGGCTATGAGCAAGTGACGAAAGACGCATTGGCAAATGAAATCAAACGTGTTCCGCTCAATTATGAAAATGGTTTAAAAGGAGACCCACGTGACGGGTTTGTAGGAGATATGGAGAATGGACCAGGCCTTGGTGTATACCATGAACCTATTTATCAGCTTGCGAAAAAATATGCAGGCGCTCAAGTCGTCGATTTAAGCGGAAAGCCTGTCAAAAAGGCCATTTATCAATCACTTGAAAAAGGGTATCCTGTTTGGGTGATTACCACATCCACCTTTGACAAAATAGATAACATCGAAACATGGAATACACCAAATGGCAAAATCGATGTAAGCTTTAACATGCATAGCGTGGTCATCACAGGCTATGACAAGGAGCATGTCTACTTAAATAACCCATATGGAGAAAAGAATCAAAAAGTCGATCGCGATCAGTTTGAAGATTCTTGGGAACAGATGGGCAGTCAGGCGATTATCATTAAAGCATAG
- the hprK gene encoding HPr(Ser) kinase/phosphatase yields MPKVRTKDIMEQFHLELVSGEEGINRPITISDLSRPGIEMAGYFTYYPKERVQLLGKTELSFFEQLPERERKQRMMSLCTDITPAIILSRDREVPKELIEASNENGVPVLRSSLKTTRLSSRLTNFLESKLAPTTAIHGVLVDVYGVGVLLIGKSGVGKSETALELVKRGHRLVADDCVEIRQEDQDTLVGSAPELIEHLLEIRGLGIINVMTLFGAGAVRSYKRITIVMNLELWEQGKQYDRLGLEEEKMRIIDTDVPKLTIPVRPGRNLAVIIEVAAMNFRLKRMGHNAAEQFTSKLADVIEDNGQDE; encoded by the coding sequence GTGCCGAAAGTTCGTACGAAGGACATAATGGAACAATTTCATCTTGAACTGGTAAGTGGGGAAGAAGGGATTAATCGTCCCATTACAATCAGTGATCTTTCCAGACCAGGTATTGAAATGGCTGGTTATTTTACATATTACCCAAAAGAAAGAGTTCAACTTTTAGGGAAAACAGAGCTTTCTTTTTTTGAACAGCTCCCAGAACGCGAACGAAAGCAGAGAATGATGTCTCTTTGTACTGATATTACTCCTGCAATTATTTTGTCACGAGATCGTGAAGTGCCGAAGGAGTTAATTGAAGCTTCAAATGAAAATGGCGTACCTGTGTTACGTTCAAGCCTAAAAACGACAAGACTGTCGAGTCGTTTGACCAACTTTTTAGAAAGCAAGCTTGCACCAACGACTGCTATTCATGGTGTGCTCGTAGATGTATATGGTGTAGGTGTATTGTTAATTGGAAAAAGCGGAGTAGGAAAAAGTGAAACAGCCTTAGAATTAGTGAAGAGAGGACACAGGCTGGTCGCAGATGATTGCGTAGAAATCCGTCAAGAGGATCAGGATACGTTAGTCGGAAGCGCACCTGAGCTGATTGAACATCTTTTAGAAATCCGTGGATTAGGCATTATTAATGTGATGACCTTATTTGGAGCTGGGGCTGTCAGAAGCTATAAGAGAATTACGATTGTGATGAATCTTGAACTTTGGGAACAAGGCAAACAGTACGATCGTTTAGGACTTGAAGAAGAGAAGATGCGAATCATCGATACAGATGTACCGAAGCTGACCATTCCTGTCCGGCCTGGACGAAACTTAGCGGTTATTATTGAAGTGGCTGCGATGAACTTCAGGTTAAAACGCATGGGACATAATGCGGCGGAACAATTTACAAGTAAACTAGCCGATGTCATTGAAGACAATGGCCAAGATGAATAG
- the nagA gene encoding N-acetylglucosamine-6-phosphate deacetylase: MSSSLLLSNIHIVTKTEMIANGFVGLRDGKIDYISTTPPTGNYEKVYISRENFYLLPGMIDIHIHGGYGADMMDATSEAMNTIADHLPSEGTTSFLATTITQNHQEIEQALKNVAQWKPYNEEQAGVQAQCLGIHLEGPFISKDKAGAQPVQWIKQPNLPLFKKWLDASEHLIRIVTFAPEEDPDFAFLSLLQEKNIIPSIGHTNAHHDMIELAAKHGARHVTHLYNALSSFQHREPNAVGAALTNENLHIELITDGIHSHPLAIKLAYLAKGSDRLMMITDSMRAKGLGNGTYEFGGQTVTVSGEKALLADGTLAGSILRMKDGVKRMKQITHCEWTEIAKMTSTNAAIQLGLDQQLGSIEVGKQADLVIWDESGELMMTICHGQIVFENKEANH, from the coding sequence ATGAGCAGCTCTTTATTGCTCTCCAATATTCATATTGTGACAAAGACTGAAATGATTGCAAACGGTTTTGTCGGTTTACGCGACGGCAAGATTGACTATATTTCAACAACACCACCGACAGGAAATTATGAAAAAGTATATATTTCCCGGGAAAACTTTTATTTACTTCCCGGAATGATTGATATTCACATCCATGGTGGATATGGAGCAGATATGATGGATGCGACATCAGAAGCCATGAATACAATCGCTGATCACTTACCGTCAGAAGGAACGACAAGTTTTTTAGCCACAACCATCACTCAAAACCATCAAGAGATAGAGCAAGCACTTAAAAATGTCGCCCAGTGGAAACCATACAATGAAGAACAAGCAGGCGTTCAGGCACAATGTTTAGGTATCCATCTTGAAGGTCCTTTTATTTCGAAAGATAAAGCAGGGGCACAGCCTGTTCAATGGATAAAGCAGCCCAATCTCCCTCTTTTTAAAAAATGGCTGGATGCTTCTGAACACCTTATTCGAATTGTCACGTTTGCACCTGAAGAAGACCCTGACTTTGCTTTTCTTTCATTGTTGCAAGAAAAAAACATTATTCCTTCTATTGGACATACGAATGCCCATCATGACATGATTGAATTAGCAGCAAAGCATGGTGCTCGCCATGTCACGCATCTTTATAATGCACTGAGTTCGTTTCAGCATCGTGAACCAAACGCTGTAGGAGCTGCCCTTACGAACGAGAATCTTCATATTGAGCTGATTACGGATGGGATACACTCTCATCCACTTGCCATCAAGCTTGCGTATTTGGCAAAAGGAAGTGATCGTTTAATGATGATTACCGACTCGATGCGCGCAAAAGGACTCGGGAATGGCACGTATGAGTTTGGGGGCCAAACAGTCACAGTCAGTGGCGAAAAAGCTTTACTGGCAGACGGTACACTAGCAGGATCGATTCTGCGCATGAAAGATGGCGTCAAACGGATGAAACAGATCACACATTGCGAGTGGACAGAGATAGCAAAGATGACCTCAACTAATGCAGCCATTCAGCTAGGACTGGATCAGCAGCTTGGTTCGATTGAAGTTGGAAAACAAGCAGACCTTGTCATTTGGGATGAGTCTGGCGAACTAATGATGACGATCTGCCATGGACAAATCGTCTTTGAGAATAAGGAGGCCAATCACTAA
- the ppaX gene encoding pyrophosphatase PpaX encodes MNESTINTVLFDLDGTLINTNELIIASFQHTLDHYYPGQYSREEILHFIGPSLFDTFSAMDPDLTDDMIQMYRTFNHEQHDLLVTEYETVLDTLKVLQDRGFKLGIVTTKIRDTVLMGLKLTGLEPFFEVIVTLDDVQNEKPHPEPVQLALSKLGSDPHEAVMVGDNYHDILSGQAAGTKTAGVAWSIKGEEALFKHRPDFMLKKMSDLLAIVGAD; translated from the coding sequence ATGAACGAATCAACTATTAACACCGTGCTATTTGATTTAGATGGCACATTAATCAATACGAATGAATTAATTATTGCTTCATTTCAACATACGCTTGATCATTATTACCCTGGTCAGTACAGCCGTGAAGAGATTCTTCATTTTATTGGTCCATCATTATTTGATACATTCTCTGCGATGGACCCTGATCTAACGGATGACATGATTCAGATGTACCGTACATTTAATCATGAACAGCATGATCTGCTTGTGACTGAATATGAGACTGTTTTAGATACATTGAAAGTCTTGCAGGATCGAGGATTTAAGCTTGGTATTGTCACAACAAAGATACGTGACACAGTGTTAATGGGATTGAAGCTGACCGGTTTAGAGCCATTCTTTGAGGTGATTGTGACGCTCGATGATGTCCAAAATGAAAAGCCGCATCCTGAGCCAGTTCAACTGGCATTATCCAAGCTTGGCAGCGATCCACATGAAGCGGTGATGGTCGGTGACAATTATCACGATATTCTGTCTGGTCAAGCGGCAGGGACAAAAACAGCAGGTGTTGCTTGGTCGATTAAGGGAGAAGAAGCCCTTTTCAAGCATCGCCCTGATTTTATGTTAAAGAAAATGAGTGATCTCCTGGCGATTGTTGGAGCTGATTGA